In Cyclobacteriaceae bacterium, the DNA window AGGTAAAGTTATTACGTTCACAACTTTGGAAGCAATTGAACATGGCTATTGTGAAGGCAAGGTTCAGTCCATAGAAGAAATCCTCGCTAAGAACAAAGTAAAAAATTATACCATCGAACGCTATGAACTGGGAGCCACTGAAAAGATCATCTCATTCGCATTGAATCCTTTCATTAGCGGATTACTGATCCTCATCATCATTGGCGGAATCTATTTTGAAATGCAATCACCCGGAATCGGATTCCCTTTATTTGCCGCTATCATTGCATTGACATTATATCTTGTTCCATACTACTTAAATGGATTGGCAGAGTACTGGGAGATCCTCGCTCTTTTTGCCGGACTTACATTGATCGTCCTTGAAATATTTGTCATACCAGGGTTTGGCGTTGCCGGAATTCTGGGAATTGGTCTCACGGTGGTTTCACTGGTACTGATCATGCTCAATAATGAGTTCTTCAATTTTGATTATGTTCCGCTTGGGGATATTGTAGTAGCCATGTTTGTCACGCTGGGAGGAATTTTTGGCGGGATGATAGCCTTGTTCTTCGGTGGTGCTTCTCTTACAAAAACGAAGGCCTTTCAGCGTATGGCATCCATTCAAACACAGGAAGGCTATACCGCAAATTTTATTGAAGAACCGATGATTGGAAAAACGGGGGTTGCTTTTACGGTCCTTCGCTCCAGCGGAAAAGTGATGATAGAAGAGAAATTGTATGATGCCAATAGTCGTGGAGAGTATATTGAAAAGGGCGACGCGATAGAAGTAACAGGAATCGAAAGTTCTACTTTAAGAGTTAAAAAAATTTAAGCTGAGCCCATCCTCATTTATGAAAATACTTGGTGTAATTCCTGCCCGATTTGCTTCTTCTCGTTTTCCAGGAAAGCCGTTGGCCGATCTGTTGGGGAAATCAATGGTACATCGGGTTTATCTTCAGTGTAAAAAATCTAAGCTGTTGAGTGAGGTCGTTGTAGCAACGGATCATCCGAAAATCTATGACCATGTAATAGGGTTTGGAGGCAATGTCGTGATGACATCCGACCAGCATCCTTCCGGAACCGATCGTTGCTTTGAAGCAATGAAGCTCAACCCAGCTCAGTTTGATTTTGTTGTAAATGTTCAGGGTGACGAGCCATTTGTAGATCCAAGACAAATTGATTTGCTGTGCGGTTCATTGGACAGCTCAACGGAGTTAGCAACGCTTATTCAAAAGATCATAACTCTTGAGCAACTACTGTCTCCCAACGAGGCGAAAGTTGTTTTAAACAACAAGAAGGAGGCTATGTATTTCAGTAGGTCGCCTATTCCTTTTGTGCAAAAGTTAGAACACAAGGATTGGCTGGATCATGCCCAGTTCTATCGTCATGTTGGATTGTATGCTTACCGTCATGATATTCTTAAGCAGATAACACAATTATCGGTATCAGCTTTGGAAAAAGCCGAATCACTGGAGCAACTCCGATGGATTGAAAATGGCTTCCGGATTAAAACTGTAGAGACGGATGCAGAAGAAGGATTGTGCATTGATACACCTGAAGATCTCGAAAAGGCAATTGCGCTGATGAAAAAAAGAAACGTCTCTCTGAAATAGCAGGCTTTTAATAAGGGTGGACCTTATGAATCAGCGTGTAGTGGATCTTTTCGAAATTAAGATTCTTGAGCTTGCCCTCAATGTCATCCGCCAGACTTCTTTTTACTTCTTCATGGACGCTTAAGTCTATGATCAGTTCGTTTCGCTTAAAGCCATCAGCTAATTTCTGATCTACAATCTTACTGATAGCACTTTCAAATGCATCGTGATCCACCTGGACCTTGTCGATGATAACCGTCTTCGGATTGATCTCGATAAATATTATCTTCTCATTCTCTGAAGAGCAGCCCAGGAAAATCAATCCAAACAACAATACATATTTCGACTTGCTCATCTATTGTCCAACAGGTTTCATTTTCAATTTTTCTATTGCAAATTTCTTAGCCTCGCTGGCTACGGTTTCAAGGTCGCCTGAAACAATGTACGATCCCAAAACATGTGCTCCTGCATTTGGAACCGGCACAGCAACCTTATCCGATTCAGGGGTACTCAATTGACTATGCATTTCCAGAATGGCACTGACTTTCACCGTCTGATCCTGCTCCTGTTCATTTTTGTAATAGTATAAGTTTAAGACAGGCTGTTTGATCTTCTCAAAAGTTGATTTCGTCATTTTGGTTTCAAGCAATTCCTCAAGCTGACAAACGGCTTCAAGTCTGTACTTGTCATTCCAATATTGATTATTCAAAGCGACATCAACACCTGGTTTGACACCGGGTACATTATAGTTTCCCTTCTTCACCATTCGTGCCAATTGCAAGCCCCATGGATTATTTGAAATAAAAGCTGCCGGATCATTGATTGCAATATTGGGAGACATATTGATCAATGCGAAAACATCCTGTGGATACTCTGCTGCCAGGATCAACCCCATCGTTGCACCTGTTGATGTTCCCATAACAATTACCTTATCCCCCAGCATCTTTCCGATTGCAAGAGCTTCCTTACTGCTTTTCCACCAGCGGTCGGGAGTGAAATATAAAAGCTGTTCGGTAGTATCAATACCATGATCAGCCATTCGTGCCAGATACAAGTTGCAGCCAAAGGTCTTTGCAAACTGTTTGTGAATAGGGTCTCCTTCTGCCTGACTTGCAGAAAAACCGTGCAAGTACACGACGCTGAATTCAGTCTGCTTCATGGAAGAATCTGCCCATACAATTCTCGCCTCGTTATCCGGCTTGATCTTATGCTCAAACTCCTGCATGGCAACATACGGAACCAGCTGCGCGATGTCATTTGGAATGGGAGGCATAGCAGGATCATATGCTGGCTGATCAGGCTCAGGTCCCATGAAATACACACCAATGATCAACAGGATGGGGAAAGTGATAAAGACTAGTTTACGGGACATTGAGAGTGAGTTTTATTAAAGATAACAGTAATAGATGAAAGTTTAAAGCATGAACAATGCTTCCCTTTATAGAAATTCTGTTTAGGGTTTATTCATATCTGGATTTCTCAGACATAAAAAAGCCGGACCATAGTGTCCGGCTTTTCAAGTTTAAAAAAACATTCGATCAGGACGGTAAAAAAATATTGTTCCCGTTAATTTAAACCTGATCAAAAAGAAAGTACCCCGGAGTCGGCAAAAAAATATTTACAACCAACAACCACTACGAATGGAGTAAATAACCAGTCACTCCGGAATACTATTTCTTTGTTGCGGATTGACATTTCAACCCGCAACGGATAACTATTTAATCGACGTTGTCATGCAAGAACTTGTTGTTACCCAACAAATTATTGTCGTCGTTCAGATTATACTTTGAAATAAAGCGCTCAGAAGAGTGAGGTACATTTTCCATCTTCACGCCTCTTCTCAGATATGCAGGTGATGTCCATTTCTCATTGAACTCATCTTTACTCATCTCAGGCTTCTTTGCTGCCTTCAGCTTTTCGCGGCGTTCTTTCGCTTGTTGTTCAAGACGCTGCTTTGTTTTGCGCACATCCATCATACCATCTTCATTGATAACCTGATCTGCTGAAACCTCTTTACCGATTTCAAACTCATCGTCATCACCACGGAATTTGCTGATATCATCTTCCTCATCATCTCCATCATCGAATTTGCTTGCATTTACCTCTTCATTGTCGAACAGGCTTAATGTATAGCTGCGTTCTTCCAGTGGAGTGTCTTCCTTTTTGGAAGGCTTCTCTTCGGATTTTTTATACGCTGGCTTTTCGTCTTTCTTTTTCGTTACCGGAATTTCTGGTTCCTTGTTAACAACCGGCTCATCAAAATCGAAATATGACTCTTCCTTGATGGGTTCGGTAAAGATCATTTCGTCGGCGATCTTCAGTTCCATCTCGTCATAGCGCTCATTCACAGAGTTGTCAGCGAACTCGGCTGCAATAGAGTTGCTCTTCTCAAGATCAAGAACTTTCTTCTCTGCTACTTTCTTCACTAACGCTTTTCCCTCACCGGCAAACCCGGTAGCAATTACCGTTACGCGTATGCGATCTCCGAGGTCAGGATCAACTCCATGACCAAAGATCACTTCGCATTCCTGACCTGATTGATCCTGAATATATTCAGTGATCTGGCTCAGTTCATCCATTTGCAATTCAGCTTCTTCGCCGGAAATGATGGAAAGCAAAATTCTCTTCGCCCCCATGATATCCTTGTTATCCAGCAAAGGAGAAGCAAGGGCTTGCTCTGCTGCGCGAAGGGCGCGATTCTCACCGCTTGTTTCTGATGATCCCATAACGGCGGCACCTGCATTCAGCATGACTGTGCGTACATCCTGGAAGTCAACGTTAACATATCCTGCCAGGGTGATGATTTCAGCAATGCCTTTGGCAGCTGTTGTCAACACACCATCGGCTTCACCAAACGCCTGGCTGATGGAAAGATTTCCAAACATCTGGCGCAATTGATCATTAAGGATGGCGAGGACTGTATCACAGCTGGTACGCATTGCATCGAGACCTGCCTGAGCCTGAGCTATTTTTTTTCTTCCTTCAAAACCGAATGGCATGGTAACAATACCAACGGTGAGGATATCCATCTCTTTCGCAATTTTAGCGATGACCGGAGCAGCACCTGTGCCTGTTCCTCCACCCATACCAGCGGTGATGAACACCATTTTGGTTCCTGTGAGGATCTCACGGATCTGCTCTTTGCTTTCCATCGCAGCAGCACGACCCACTTCAGGGTTCGCACCGCATCCAAGACCTTCTGTGAGGCTGGTTCCGATTTGTAATTTTGTTGGAACAGGACTGGTATTCAGTGCCTGTAAGTCGGTATTACACACGATAAACTCAACATCCTTGATGCCGAGCCGGTACATGTGGTTGACCGCGTTGCTGCCGCCACCTCCAACACCGATCACTTTGATGATCGACTTGTGGTGCCTCGGCAAATCAAATTTGTAGGTTGCTCCGGTTTGAAACATGACAATTTATTATTTAGTGGTTGTTATTTTTTTGATGCTGTTCATTTTGATCAGCGATCAGTATTCGTTTTTTCCATCAAGGTCATCAATCAATAATCCCTTTGTCTTATTCAGGATGCTGGTAAAGAAATCTGAAGCAGGCTTCACTTTCTCTTTCTTCACCTTGACAACTGTCTTGTTTTCTTTCGCTTCGCGGTAACGCTCATCACGTTCATCCAGCGAACGGAAACCAGACAATACAAGTCCTACAGCAGTAGCATACATTGGACTCTTTACAGCTTCCAGCTTGCTCTTGCCGAGATGCTCGTTGGGATAACCCACACGCGTATCCATTCCGGTCATGTACTCCACCAGGTGTTTCAGGCTATTCAACTGAGAACCTCCACCCGTGATTACAATTCCGCCAGCCAATCTATTTTCAAATCCGCAGCTGATGATCTCAGTATGAACCATCTCTACGATCTCTTCCATTCTTGCCTGAATGATGTTAGAAAGATTCTTTACAGAAATTTCTTTCGCCGCACGATTACGGATTCCAGGAATTGAAACGATTTCATTTGGACTTGCTTCTTCCGCGATAGCCTTGCCGAACTTTGTCTTCAGCTGCTCCGCCTGTTTTGCCATCACTGACAAACCAGTCTGGATATCATTGGTAAGAATATTTCCTCCAAAAGGAATGACAGATGTATGACGGATGATGTTGTCATAGAAAATAGCAACATCTGTAGTTCCACCACCGATGTCGATGAGGCAAACACCTGCTTCTTTTTCTTCATCACTCAGCACGGCGAGGCTAGATGCCAAAGGCTCCAGGATCAAGTCTTCAATTTCAAGACCAGCTCTGCGCACACATTTATTGATATTATTAATCGCACTGGTTTGTGCAGTGATAATATGGAAGTCGGCCTCCAGCTTTACACCGCTCATACCCACCGGATCCTTTATTCCTTCTTCATAGTCGACAGTATAATCCTGAGGCATAACGTGTATGATCTCGCTGCCAGGAGGAATTACAATGCGATACATATCTTCTGTCAGGCGACTGACGTCTTCGATGCTGATCTCATCGTCGTTGGAAGTACGGGTGATGCTGCCATGATGAATGGTACTGCGGATGTGCTGTCCAGCAATGCCAACGTTGACAACACCGATATCAATACCGGACATGTCACTGGCTTCTTTCACCGCCTTCTCAATGGCAAAAACAGTTTTATCAATGTTAGTCACGATGCCTTTGATGACACCTTCTGATTCGGCTTTGCCCATGCCGAGAACTTCGAGCTTTCCGTACTCATTCTTACGGCCTACGATCACGCAAATTTTCGTAGTCCCAATGTCTAATCCGACTACTATTTTTTCGTTTTCCATGGTTCTTTGTATTAGTGGTTGTGTTGTCTGTTTAAAAAATATATTGCTTATTAAAAAATCTACTTGTTCTTATTCTGCGATAACCTGTCCTTCATACTTTAAATTCACTCTTTCGTATTTTGTCCATCCCTTTTGAGGAAGAATCTCCTTATAGAATACCATCAGCTTTTTGAATTTGAATTCATAGTTATCAGGTGATCCAAATTCAACCAGCTGACCTGTTATCTGTGGATAGATGGTGATATCTTCCTTGCTGTTAATGTCCATCTGTGCTATCTGCGCATTCCAGAATTTATCTTCACGAATGAAATCAAGCATTTCCATCAGCTTCTTTCCTTCTTCAAATTTCATGAGGTCGCCTTTTTCAAGGAGCTGCTTTACGAACCTGCCGCTGATAATTACCACCCTTGAAGTAAACTTCTCTGAAATACTCATCACAATACCTTCTTCAGATATGTATGCATCAGGTGCATCTTCCTGAACAATGCGGGCGATCGGCCTTCTTAATTCCACATTGACGATCAGATTTCCTTTGAGATCTCCATAAAGTTCTGCCTCCTTTACGTGCTTGTCATATTTCAGTTTTTTCTCAATTGCCTTGAGATCAATTCTGCTTATGCTCGTTCCTTTTAAAGTCTGTCCACTGGCTTCCACCAGGCGAAGAATATCTGCCTCATCAAGAAAATGGTTGTCGTTGATATTTTCTATCTCCACAACAATGTCCTTACACAAAGCTCCGCCTTGCTTACGCTCGCTGAAAGCTATAAGAAACGACAAAGCAATAAGCGCTGCCGCGATCCTGATCTCTTTCCGTATGTTAAGGTTAAGCTTCATATTTCTTTGTCAGCATCTCTCTAATAGGTTTCACGAAAGTGTCAATATCTCCAGCTCCTACCGTTGCAATTACTTCACAGTCCAATGACTCAAGCTTTGCCAGCAGATCTTTCTTGCTTGTGCGAATCTTTACTCCACTGGTAACATCCTTAAAAATCATATCCGATGTTACTCCCGGGATAGGAAGCTCGCGCGCCGGATAGATGTCCATCATCAATAGTGTGTCTGCAAGGCTGAGGCTTTTTGCAAATCCATCAGCGAAATCCCTGGTGCGTGTATATAAATGAGGCTGGAAGATCACGGTAATCTTCTTTTCAGGATAGAGTGCTTTCAGTGATTTCAGAAATGCTTCGATCTCTGTTGGATGGTGAGCATAGTCATCTATGAATACACACTTCTTGCTTCTGAAAACATACTCAAAGCGACGTTTCACACCTTTGAAAGATGCAAGGGCGCCCTTGATCACCTGATCACTTACACCGACCTGCTTTACAGCAATGCTTGCAGCGATTGCATTTTCTACGTTATGAAAACCAGGGATACCGAGCTGAATTTTTTCAATCTTCATGTCTTTACCATGAAGATCGAAAGTAAAAAAGCCACCTGTGGTGGTGAGATTGCTGGCAAAAAAATCTCCCTGATCAATGCTATATGTCTTCTTTGAAATTTTTGAATTCGACTTCGATAAAGATTCAATGGATTGATGAATTACCAGTGTACCGTTCTCATTGATCTGCTTGATAAAATCACCGAAAGAGATAAGCATGCTTGCATGATCTCCATAGATATCAAGATGATCAGGATCTGCTGAGGTCACTACTGCTACATCAGGGAACAAGCGCAGGAATGAACGATCAAATTCATCCGCTTCCGCAACGACGATAGTATTCTTATTTACTTCACCGTGCATGATTAGGTTAGAATCATAATTGGCAGTAATTCCACCCAGGAACGCTACCATGTCCTTACCGGCTTCTTTCAGGATGTGTGCCACCATGGAAGAAGTAGTAGTCTTACCATGTGTACCCGCCACTGCGATCGTTTTATAATCTTTGGATATCAAACCCAGCACTTCAGATCTTTTCAGAATAGTAAAGCCCTGATCCTTGAGATACTGATGCTCAACATGATCTTTGGGAATTGCCGGAGTAAAAATTACAAGGGTCTTTTCCTTAGACAGATATCCTGGAATGAATTCTACCTTGTCTTCAAAATGAAGTTCCATTCCTTCCTCCATCAACTCATGAGTTAATGGTGTAGGAGTGCGATCATAACCGGCAACACGAAGTCCCTTGCGACGGAACCAGCGAGCCAAAGCGCTCATACCAATCCCACCGATTCCCAGAAAATAAATACTATCGTAGTCGCTAAACTTCACACTAACAATTTTTCGATTTCCGTAACTATTTCTTCAGCGGCCTGAGGTTTACCCAGTCGCGCAATATTTTCACTTAACTCCTCACAGGATTTCTGATCATGTAAAAGTTTGATGGCACTCTGCACTAACTCTGCCTTTGCCTTGATATCTGTGATGAGGATGGCTGCATTTTCATTCACAAGTGCCATTGCATTTTTTGTCTGATGATCATCTGCCACATTAGGAGACGGCACCAATACCGATGGCTTCTTCGCAAGACACAATTCTGATATAGACAAAGCACCAGCTCTGGACACTACTACATTCGCAGCAGCATAAGCGAGATCCATCTCTTTTAAGAAATCATAGATCCTTATACTTCTTAAATCCTTATCCCCTACCTGAGCCTTCATCGTCTCGTAATAAACTTTGCCAGTTTGCCAGATCACCTGAACATTGGAAGCGATCAATTGATCAAGGCCTGCAAGAATGCTCTCATTTATAGTTCTGGCTCCGCCGCTTCCACCGAGTATGAGAAGTGTTCTTGCATTGGAATTAAATCCAAAATGATTCAATGCCTGATCTCTCTTGCTCTCAAGATTGATAATATCTTTTCTCACAGGATTACCGGTCATCTGAACCTTGGATCCTGGAAAGTATTTCTCCATGCCTGGATAAGCTACGCAAATTCTTTTCGCCTTGTCTGCAAGTTTCTTATTGGTAAGTCCTGCATGGGAATTCTGCTCCTGAAGAACCGTGGGTACTTTGAAATGTGTTGCTGCCATCATCATAGGCCCACTTGCATAACCACCAGTTCCAATGGCAACGTCAGGTTTGAATTCTCTCACGATACTTCTTGCTTTCCAGTAGCTAAAGATGAGCTTGAAAGGAAAGAGAAGATTCGAAAATGAAAGACTCCTTTTAATACCGCTGATCCATAATCCGATGATCTTATAACCGGCTTCCGGAACACGTACCATTTCCATTTTACCTTCAGCACCAACAAAAAGAATTTCCGCATCGGGATGATGCTCACGAAATGTATTAGCAATGGCGATCGCAGGATACACATGTCCTCCGGTGCCGCCGCCACTAATGATCACCCGATATGGTTGCTTATTGATCACGCTGCTTTTGCTACTTTACTGTCTTTGCCTTCTTTACCTTCAACACTTACAGCATCTTGTCCCCAGTTCTCTTCCTGTTCACCACGACTTACACTTAAAATAATTCCAACAGAAAGTCCTGTGAAAACCATTGCTGTTCCTCCCATACTGACCAATGGCAACGGCTGACCAGTAATCGGCCCGAGTCCTACTACAACACCCATGTTTACCATGGCCTGACACACCAGATCGAAGCTGAGTCCCGCCGAAAGTAATCCGCCGAAAGCGCGCTCCGAGTTATATGCGGCTTTCATTCCACGATGAAGAAGTATGAGGTAGAGACATAATACGACTACACCTCCAACCATACCGTATTCTTCAATTACGATGGCGTAAACAAAATCTGAATATGGATGAGGAAGGATATTTCTTTGATCACTGTTACCTGGACCTTTACCAAACACACCACCCGTCGCTACTGCGATACGTCCATGCTTTGCCTGGAAAGGAAGTTCTTTACCTTCTACAAAATTTATAATTCTGTTCTTGGCAGTTTGAGCACGGACCCCGAGCATTAAGGCCGCGGATCCAGCTAATATTCCGACCAGTACAAGCATCGCCAGATACTTGACAGAGACCCGGCCGATGAACATGACCAGCATACAGGTTGCAAAAAGAAGGACAGCGGTTGAAACGTTTGTTAAAGCAATCAGTCCGCAAATCACACCACACCATATCAACATAGGTATCAGTGCTTCCTTGATATCATCGATGTTCTGCTGCTTTTTTGAAAGCATGCTGGCAAGATTGATGATGAGGGCAAGACTTGCAAAATCTGACGGCTGAAACGATCCAACAAGAGGAAGGGTGATCCATCGTGGTGAGTCGTTGATCACGGTTCCAAACTTGAATGTGTAAAGCAGCAATGGAACGCTTATCCAAAGTGCAAGGCGTGAGATTTTCGAATAATATCTATAATCAATCTTATGGGCTATCCAGATGGCTGCAAGACCTAGAAACACGGTGAACGTATGCTTGATCAGCAACATTTCAGGACTTGCAGATCGCTTATATGCAAGTGTTCCAATAGAGCTATACACTACCAGAATACTTACCATCGACAATGCCAGCACGGCAGCCCATATCACCGGATCACCTTGCAGATTTTTGTCAGACCACTCTTTAATTTTCTTCATCGCCTCGTACTTTAAGACTATGCTTTTACTTTTTCAACTTCCGCCTTCAACTTCAATACTTCAGCTCTGAACTGATCGCCGCGATCTTCGTAGTTGTTAAACAAATCGAAGCTCGCGCACGCCGGAGAGAGCAACACCACATCACCTTTTTCTGCTGATTGCAATGCTAGGTGTACCAATTCACTTACGCTCTGTGTTTCCAGTATTTTTGGAACCACCTTACCAAAGAATTTTTTCAATTTCTCGTTATCCTTACCAAGACAGATAAGGGTCTTTACTTTCTTTTCAACTTCTGCCTTGATGATATTGTAATCATTACCCTTGTCGATTCCACCAGCGATCCAAACCAGAGGCTGCTGATAGCTTCCTAAAGCGTAGATCACTGAATCGACGTTGGTAGCCTTTGAATCATTGACAAATTCTACTCCGTTGATGGTTGCAACAGTTTCAAGTCTGTGAGGTGCGTTCTTGAATGTCTTCAATCCTTCACGGATCTTGGTATCAGGAACCTTTGCCAGGTGGGCTGCACAAACTGCTGCCATCGTGTTGACAAGGTTATGAGTTCCTTTCAAAGTGGTATCTGCCTGAGCAATCTTGAATGATTTCTTCCCAAACTGAAAGATCATTTTCTTACCGTCGTAATGAGCAGAAGTAATTGCCTCGTGATCCAGTGATATTTCAACCCTGTATGCTTCGGTGGAGCGTTGTTTCGCTTCTACTCCGGCAACCGTATCATCAACGAAATACACGAAGTAATCTTTTGATGTCATATTCTTGACAAGTCTGAACTTGCTGTTGACATAATTGATCATCTTCTTGTCGTAGCGATCGAGGTGATCCGGCGTGATATTTAGAAGAATACCAATGTGTGGTCTGAATGTTTGAATGCCGTCAAGCTGGTAGCTGCTTACTTCTACTACATACCAGTCAAACTCTTCTGTCGCTATTTTGCGAGCAAGGCTCTCTCCTACATTTCCAGCCAATGCAACTTTCTTATCTGCATTCTTCAGGAGATGATAGATCATCAGCGTCGTAGTGGTCTTGCCATTGGTTCCAGTGATCGCTATCACTTTTCCCTTGAGATAGCGAAATGCAAATTCAAGCTCATCGATGATGGCTATCTTCTTTGATTTCACTTTCTTAACAATTTCAGTTTTTTCAGGAATGCCAGGGCTTTTAATTACCAGATTGGCATTCAGAATTTTCTCTTCACTGTGCTTTCCTTCTTCAAATTCAATTCCTGCCTGAACGAGTTCGTTCCGGTATTTATCTTTTAACTGGCCCTGATCAGAGACGAACACGTCGAAGCCCTTGGCTTTCGCCAACAACGCTGCACCCGTGCCACTTTCGCCTCCTCCCAGTATGACTACTCTTTCTGCCATATACTTTTAGATCATCTAAGTTTCAATGTTGCCAAACAGAAAATCGCCAGCAATATTCCTACGATCCAGAATCGTGTTACAATCTTGGATTCGTGAATATTCTTCTTCTGATAATGATGGTGGATTGGAGACATCAGGAAGATCCTTCTGCCTTCGCCGTATTTCTTCTTCGTGTATCTGAAATAAGATACTTGTAAGATCACGGAAAGATTTTCTACCAAAAAAATTCCGCAAAGGATTGGAATCATAAGTTCTTTGCGAACCGCCAGCGCTACAACCGCAATAATTCCTCCTAATGTAAGACTGCCGGTGTCTCCCATGAATACCTGTGCGGGATAAGCATTATACCAGAGAAAGCCGAGACACGCGCCAACAAAGGCGGTGCAAAAAATCACCAGCTCTCCAAGGTTTGGAATGTACATGATGTTCAAATAGGAACTAAAGTCAACGCGGCCTGACAGGTAGGCAAAAATTGCCAGTGTTAGGCCTATGATAGCGGAAGTACCTGCGGCAAGTCCGTCGATTCCATCCGTCATATTTGCTCCGTTGGAAACTGCGGTAATAATCACAACCACCACTAAGACATACATGATCCATGTGTAATTCTGATCCAGCCATGGTGTAATGCTGTGGTAATCAAATTCATTGTTCTTTAAAAATGGAACTGTGGTTTTAGTGGACTTTACTTCCTTGGACTTGAAATCACCATCAGAGGACAGAATGATGCCGGAAGCCGGAGCTACTGGCTTCTCGCGAATCACAACGCTGTCATTAAAATAAAGCGTCAATCCCACGATCAATCCGATGATCACCTGACCTACGATCTTAAATCTTCCCGCAAGGCCTTCCTTGTTTTTCTTAAATACTTTTATGTAGTCATCGAGAAACCCTATCAATCCCAGTCCAATCGTTGCTGTAATTAATAGGACGATGTAAACGTTATCCAACTTTGCCAATAAAAGAGTAGGAATAAGAATGGCCGCAATGATAATAATACCACCCATGGTTGGAGTTCCTTTCTTTTGGATCTGACCTTCCAGTCCCAGATCACGGATGCTTTCACCAACCTGCTTCTTTCTTAAAAAATCAATCAGTTTTTTACCAAAGGTGATGGTGATCAATAACGACAATACCGCAGCAGCACCAGCACGGAATGAGATGTATTGAAACACTCCCGCCCCCGGTAGATTAAAATGCTTGTCGATATAGTCAAATAAATAGTACAGCATCAGTTGGCAAACATTTTTAACATCCTGCTAACAACTTCCCTGTCATCAAATGGATTCTTAACTCCTTTTATTTCCTGATAAGTTTCATGACCCTTGCCGGCGATCAAAATGATATCCTTTTCTTTCGCAAGCATGCATGCTGTTTTGATGGCTTCTTCACGATCCACCATCACCAGCGTCTTCTTTGCTTCCGTCGGCCCAACTCCTTTTTGCATTTCACGAATGATCTCCATGGGATCTTCATCGCGTGGATTATCCGAAGTAAAAATTACTTTGTCTGAATATTTGCAAGCAATTGCTGCCATCAACGGACGCTTGGTCTTATCACGATTCCCTCCACATCCCACAATCGCAATCACTTGCTCCTGACCGGAGCGGAAGTGTGATATTGTTTCCAAGACATTCTTCAATGCATCCGGTGTATGAGCATAATCAACGATTGCCGTGAATTTTGATCCAGGTTGTACAAGTTCAAA includes these proteins:
- a CDS encoding nodulation protein NfeD; translation: MKVFLTLILLICSFSCLQAQEKTKVMVMDIKAEIDPRMLRYVKLSLENAEKIKADYVIIDMDTYGGALTDAKEIVDLIMDFKKPIWVYVNSDAASAGALISIACDSIYMSPGASIGAATVVNGSDGGAAPDKYQSYMRSIMRATAEENGRDPRIAEGMVDEKIVIDSVKQAGKVITFTTLEAIEHGYCEGKVQSIEEILAKNKVKNYTIERYELGATEKIISFALNPFISGLLILIIIGGIYFEMQSPGIGFPLFAAIIALTLYLVPYYLNGLAEYWEILALFAGLTLIVLEIFVIPGFGVAGILGIGLTVVSLVLIMLNNEFFNFDYVPLGDIVVAMFVTLGGIFGGMIALFFGGASLTKTKAFQRMASIQTQEGYTANFIEEPMIGKTGVAFTVLRSSGKVMIEEKLYDANSRGEYIEKGDAIEVTGIESSTLRVKKI
- a CDS encoding alpha/beta hydrolase; translated protein: MSRKLVFITFPILLIIGVYFMGPEPDQPAYDPAMPPIPNDIAQLVPYVAMQEFEHKIKPDNEARIVWADSSMKQTEFSVVYLHGFSASQAEGDPIHKQFAKTFGCNLYLARMADHGIDTTEQLLYFTPDRWWKSSKEALAIGKMLGDKVIVMGTSTGATMGLILAAEYPQDVFALINMSPNIAINDPAAFISNNPWGLQLARMVKKGNYNVPGVKPGVDVALNNQYWNDKYRLEAVCQLEELLETKMTKSTFEKIKQPVLNLYYYKNEQEQDQTVKVSAILEMHSQLSTPESDKVAVPVPNAGAHVLGSYIVSGDLETVASEAKKFAIEKLKMKPVGQ
- the kdsB gene encoding 3-deoxy-manno-octulosonate cytidylyltransferase, translating into MKILGVIPARFASSRFPGKPLADLLGKSMVHRVYLQCKKSKLLSEVVVATDHPKIYDHVIGFGGNVVMTSDQHPSGTDRCFEAMKLNPAQFDFVVNVQGDEPFVDPRQIDLLCGSLDSSTELATLIQKIITLEQLLSPNEAKVVLNNKKEAMYFSRSPIPFVQKLEHKDWLDHAQFYRHVGLYAYRHDILKQITQLSVSALEKAESLEQLRWIENGFRIKTVETDAEEGLCIDTPEDLEKAIALMKKRNVSLK
- the ftsZ gene encoding cell division protein FtsZ; the encoded protein is MFQTGATYKFDLPRHHKSIIKVIGVGGGGSNAVNHMYRLGIKDVEFIVCNTDLQALNTSPVPTKLQIGTSLTEGLGCGANPEVGRAAAMESKEQIREILTGTKMVFITAGMGGGTGTGAAPVIAKIAKEMDILTVGIVTMPFGFEGRKKIAQAQAGLDAMRTSCDTVLAILNDQLRQMFGNLSISQAFGEADGVLTTAAKGIAEIITLAGYVNVDFQDVRTVMLNAGAAVMGSSETSGENRALRAAEQALASPLLDNKDIMGAKRILLSIISGEEAELQMDELSQITEYIQDQSGQECEVIFGHGVDPDLGDRIRVTVIATGFAGEGKALVKKVAEKKVLDLEKSNSIAAEFADNSVNERYDEMELKIADEMIFTEPIKEESYFDFDEPVVNKEPEIPVTKKKDEKPAYKKSEEKPSKKEDTPLEERSYTLSLFDNEEVNASKFDDGDDEEDDISKFRGDDDEFEIGKEVSADQVINEDGMMDVRKTKQRLEQQAKERREKLKAAKKPEMSKDEFNEKWTSPAYLRRGVKMENVPHSSERFISKYNLNDDNNLLGNNKFLHDNVD